The Ehrlichia chaffeensis str. Arkansas DNA segment TGGCTCAAAACATAAAGGAGAAATTGCTATAAACAATAAACACAAGCAAATTACAAACTTACTTATAGGTTCCCAAGATTTTATAAATTTCATAATCCATATCCCCATGACAAATAATATAGCACAAGATAACACAGCAAATAATATTTCCGGACCTTTCTGTTTGATTAAAATACAGAGTAACCACGCTGAAGAAAAATAAAGTGGGAAAGCTAAAAATCTTTGTAAAACTTCCATCCATCTACCTGGCTTAGGAATAATTTTCAATAAACCTGGAAAAAATGACAATAATAAATAAGGCAACGCAATTCCAAAACCAAGAACTTGAAAAATCAACACTGAGTAAAGGTTAGATTGATTTAAAGCTACAGTTACAGCAGATACCATAAAAGGGGCTGTACACGGGGTAGCAACAAACGTTGATAACATACCCACAATAAAACTACCTATTAATCCTTCTCTTTTAGAATTCACATTATTAAAATTAGGAACAATAAAAGGCAAATCATAAAATCCAGAAAAAGATAATCCCATCAAAAACATTATATACATCAACAATGCAATTAATATTGGAAATTGCATTTGATATCCCCAACTTACTAAATAGCCAAAATGACGTAATATTAAAAGTATTGAAGACAGTAGAAACATACTCACCATAACTCCAAGTGTATATAATACCCCATCAGCTCTTATCAATATTTTACTCTTTTGAGCATTCTTAACCATTGACATTATTTTTAATGATAAGATAGGGAATACACATGGCATACAATTTAAAATTATGCCGCCAAGTAAAGCACATATCAAAATGTATATTGAATTAACATTAAAAAACATATTTAAATATTCTAAAAAGGATATAACATTAACTATTAAATTAAAAAAATGCACACAAGACAACTATAAGTTTGTATACCTAAAAAACTATTAACATTAATAAAGACAAATTTACTATTCTAAATCACATAATTTAAGAAATAAATCTACTTATTGTTACAAATCATAGCTAGCTTTACATTCTAAGTTATTTATATAATAAATTCAATAATTAACAAATATGTTCAAATTAACATTAAGTGATGTCAAACAATACACACTTCTAATATACCTAGACATATTATACCTTATGTTCAGTCTGCAAATTTTGATTTTATTAATGACTCATTAATCCTGATAATATCTTTCATAATGTTATTATCTAAGTACTGTGGAATTAATTCCTCTCCTGTAATATACTTATAAAGTTGATAATCACTAGTATTGACAATTTTCTCATATTCATCAACGTCCTTAGAAGACAATAGATGAATGCAATGCAATGCAAAATTACCAAGTATTATATCCATTTCTTTGCACCCTCTATGCAAACTCCTATATAATAATCTCTTACGTTTTACTAGTAATTCATCCATAACATTTATGTTCAACAGATTTCAAATTGTCTAATTAAAATTATTACATATTATGTTGTCAACCATATAAATATACTATATTATCCAATTTAGTTTTAATGACATCTAGTGTTCTACTTATGGCAAGTATTATTGATAACTTATATCATGTACTCAATAATGGTTCATTTTATTTGCTGTCGTTTCTCATTATAATGTCTATTATAGTTTTCGTACATGAATACGGTCATTATATTGTTGCAAAATTATGCAATGTGAAGGTTGAAGTTTTTTCTATAGGATTTGGCCCAGAGTTATTTGGAATTAACGATAAGTCTGGCACAAGGTGGAAGTTCAGCGTGATACCAATAGGTGGGTATGTAAAGATGTTAGGGGATGAAGACCCAGCAAGTGTTGAAGCAAATCCTAACCGTTTGTCAGAAGAAGATAAGTTACTTGCATTTTGTGAAAAACCTCTATACCAAAAATTTCTTATTGTATTTGCTGGACCATTCGCAAATTTAGTGTTTGCTATAGTAGTACTCATGATGTTCTTCACTACTAAAGGAATGATGAAGCACAACTCTGTCATTGGAGGCGTAGTACAAGATAGTGCAGCACAACATGCAGGATTAGCTTCAGGGGATACAATTCTAAAAATCAACGACTACCAGGTTAAATGGTTTGAAGAAATTAAACAGTATATAGAAAAATATGCAAAAGATAATCAAGAGCTAACTATAGAATATGCACGTGACGGGCACATTCATGTTGTGAAAGTTAAACCAAGCATTAAGGAAGAAAAAGGACTTTTTGGAAGCATAAAGAAAAGTCCATTTTTAGGAGTTACAATGAGTAATGTACTCAGCAATTATGAATTTCAGAGATTAAGCATCACTAGTGCTTTTGTTCAGTCCATTAATTACACTTATTTACTGTCAAAGTCAATTTTTCAAGTATTGGGACAAATGTTGGTAGGGAAACGCAGTATTTCTGAGTTAGGTGGTCCTATACGCATTGCTCAATATTCTGGAGAATCAGTAAAACACAACGAAGTACTATTGTGCATGGCAATGATTTCCATTAACCTAGGTGTAATGAATTTATTACCAATTCCTATGCTAGATGGTGGACATATTTTCCAATATTTTGTCCAAGCTATATTACGACGCAAACAACTCAATCCTAAATATCAGCGGTATATATCTACAATTGGGTTAATGCTTCTGCTATCTTTAATGATTTTTGTCACGTTTAACGATATAAAAAGTATGTTTAAGTAGTTTTATGAGATACATTATTATTATTTTAATATTATTTACTTCTTCTCTTGCACATGCAGAGGCTTTAAATACTAAAATTAAGCAAGTTCAAATCAATGGCAACCATAGGTTAGATTACAAAACTATATATTTTTACTCAAAAATTAACTTACAAGATAATGTAACACAAGAGACTATAGATCAAATCATTAAAAACTTACATTCAACACAACTATTTTCACATATAGAAGTATATGTTAATCAGGATAATTACTTAGTAATCAATGTAACAGAAAATCCTGTCATCAATAATATAGTTTTCTATGGAAACAAAGAATTCAGTAAAAAAGATCTCGTAAATGATATCTTAAAATTAAAAAAGTTAGCAGTTTTTACAAAATCAAAATTACAGCAAGATATATCAAATCTTTTATCACTATACCAAAGCAAAGGTAAGTTAAGCGCAAAAGTTACCTATGAAGTAAAAGAACTTGAGAATAATAAAATAGATATCATTATAAAAATAAATGAAGGACCAACATCAAGAATAAAAATTATTAAATTTACTGGAAATCAGTTCTTTTCAGATGCAATGTTAAAAAAAGCTATACAATCAAGTGAATACTATCCTTATAAAATATTCAGTAGTAATACAAAATTTGCTTCTGAAAGATTAATGCTTGATCAAGCAGGATTATATAACTTTTACACATCTAAAGGTTTTATAGACTTTAAGATTAAATCTGTAGTACCAGAAATTAGAGAAGATCATAATATTAATCTTATTTTCGCTGTTGAAGAAGGGATAAGGTATAAGTTTGGTAATAGTAACATCATCATAGATAAACAAGTTAGTAATCACCAACAACTAAAAGAAGAAATTCAGAATCTTATATTATCAAAAAGTGGTGATACATTTAACCGAGAATCCATTAATAATTCTATCGAAAAAATTACCCAATATTTAAGTAACAATGGAAACTTCTTTTCAGATATAAAGCATGAATACCGTGTCAAGGATGATGTGGTCGATATAGATTACATAATATATACAGGCAATAAAGTTTACATTAATAATATAAGTATCACTAACAACAAGACTACTTTAGATCAAGTAATCAGACGAAAGTTGACTATTTCTGAAGGCGACATATATAATGCCAGCGTCATTAATAGATCTTATAAAAACATATTAGGATTAGGTTTTTTTGAGTCTGTAAATGTAGAGAATCATAAAATAAATGACAGCTTAGTTGATTTAAATTTTCAAGTTAAAGAAAGAGGTACTGGTACATTTTCTGTATCAGCAGGATTTTCTAGTGTCACCGGACTTGTAGGTAAAATAAACATACAAGAGAGAAACTTATTTGGAACTGGAAAAATATTGTCTTTACAAGCAGAAAAATCTACTTCTTCCTTATCTAGCAGCATTGATTTTGTAGTGCCAAATTTCTCAGAGACTGATTCAGCAGTAGGGTTTGGTTTATTCTATTCACATCAGAACAAACCAAAAGGCAAAGATTTTCCAAATCTCATTAACCCAGCCGCTATTACAGGTAATACAGATGCTGCATTCAGCAGCAGCAACGCTGGTTTCATGTTACATACATCACATGATATAACTGATGACCTCAATCTTGCATTGCACTATGCTTACAAACATGTAAACATATTTAATGTTAAAGATACTGCATCTGAATTAATTAAGGAACAAGCTGGTAAGAATATTGATTCATCCGTTGGTTATTCTCTTCAATTCCGCAAGTTTGATAATTTATCTAAAATTAAGGATGGATATCTTGTTAAGCTACATCAAAGCTTTTCCGGATTAGGTGGAACACTACATTACATTAAAACCGAAGGTTCTGTAAATTATAGCAGAGAGATTCTTCCTAAAGTTAGTAGCGATATCCTTTTAAACATTAAAACTTCTATGGGATATGTATTCTCATATAAAAGTGATGAGCAAGTAAAAATCAATCAACGTTTCATAATAGGAAGCAATGAAATCAGAGGATTCCATGTATCAGGTATAGGACCAAGAGATAAAAAGACATTAGATGCATTAGGTGGAAAGTTTTACTTTAATATGATTAATCAAGTTGATTTTCCTATCGGTTTACCAGACGATTTGGGAATAAAAGGCTCTCTCTTTGTCGATGCAGCAACTTTATTTGGCCTTGACTATATAAATAAAGAATATTATGAAGACAAATCACTAAGAGTTTCTGTAGGCTTTGGTATTTCATGGCGTTCTCCATTTGGACCAATGAGATTAGATTTTGGCTTCCCTATACTAAAAAAAGACTATGATGTTACAGACATGATAAGATTTTCAATGCAATAGAAAAAAGAGGTATTTATGCAATTAAGGTTATTTTTAGCTATTTTTATATTACTATTCGGTTTAAGTTGCCAAGCTTCGGCAAAAAATGATCAGAACATCCCTGTAGCCTTCATTGATCGTGATCTAATTATATCTGAAGCACTCGCAGTAAAAAGCATTAGAACACAATTAGACAACAAAAGAGAAGAACTACAGAAAGATTTTTCAGCAAGAGAAGAAGAGTTGCATAAAATCGAAGAAGATTTAAGTAAGCAAAAAGCTATCTTAAGTTCTGAAGCTTTTGAAAAGAAAGTTGCAGATTTTAAAATAAAGGTATCAAATCTACAACAAGATATTTCTGTAAAAGGATCAGAATTAGAAAATATGTATATGAACGCTATGGAGATGGTTTACAATAAGATTAAAAACATCTCAGCTAAAATAGCAAAGGAAAGAAGCATTAGCTTAGTTTTATTCTTAATGAAGAAAAATCAAGTATTTTACGCTGCTGATAATATAGATTTTTCTAACGAAGTATTAGAAATGTTAAACAAAGAATTACCAAATATAGAAATAAAGAAGTGAGATATTAATTAGAGATTTGTATGCAGTTCAATATTCAAGAAATCATAAAAATGATACCACATTCGTATCCATTTTTGTTAATTGATAGAGTAACTGCATGCACACCTAATGAATCTGTAACAGCAATAAAAAATGTTACTTTTAATGAACCTTTTTTTATTGGTCATTTCCCTGGTAATCCAATTATGCCTGGCGTACTTATTGTAGAAGCTATGGCACAAGCATGTATAATATGTACAATGAGTAGCATGCAGAATTACTCCGTATATCTCATGTCAATAGAGCTAGCAAAATTTCGCAAGCCTGTTATTCCAGGAGACACATTAATTCTTACAGTAAACGTTGTACATAAAAGAAAAAATACATGCAAGTTTGAGTGTCATGCACATGTAGAGGGTACATTAGTTGCAGAAGCACAAATTCTAGCAATGACTAAACAAAATGAAGCATGATTTTTTTAAATTTATACATCAATTTTTAGAAAAATATGAAAATAAAAAGAGCAATTATATCTGTATATAATAAAACAAACATTATAGAACTTGCAAAATTTTTAATTGAACAAAAGGTAGAAATTATTGCAACAAGTAGTACTTATAAAGCTTTATTAGATGCAGGATTACAAGTAACAGAAGTATCTAGTTACACAAAGTTCCCAGAAATAATGGATGGGAGAGTAAAAACTTTACATCCAAAAATTCATGGTGGAATATTAAGTAATCGCAACACTCATGCTGCAGAATGTCTAAAGCTAGACATACATGATATAGATTTAGTGATTGTGAATTTATATCCCTTCTCTCAAGTTGCAAATAATAAAACTTCAACCGAAAATGAGATAATAGAACAAATAGATATAGGGGGAGTTACTTTATTAAGAGCTGGAGCAAAAAACTTCCACAATGTAACAGTAATATCAGATATCAATGACTATGATACATTAAAGGCAGAAATGATTAATAATCAAAATTCTACAAACTTAACATATAGAAAACAATTAGCAAAAAAAGCATTTGCTATAACTTCATCTTATGATAGTAGCATATATAATTGGTTAAATAAAGATAGTAAAGATATACTACCTGAAACGCTTGTCATACATGGAAATAAGGTACAGGATCTCAGATGCGGGGAAAATCCACATCAAAAAGGTGCGTTTTACAGTACTTTAGGGGATAAATACCCTCTCAAACAATTACATGGAAAAGAATTAAGCTACAACAATATAGTAGATATAGAATCTGCTATAAACATAGTGACAGAATTTACGCAACCAGCAGCAGTGATTATAAAACATAGTAATCCTTGTGGTGCAGCAACTGCTGATGACATTACAACTGCATACAACAAAGCTTTTGCTTGTGATCCAAAAAGCAGTTTTGGTGGTATTGTTGCATTAAATAGAGAAATCAACGAAGATATAGCAGAGGAAATCAATAAAATTTTCATCGAAGTAATAGTTGGTCCATCTATTACAGACAAAGCAATGGAAATTATACAAAAGAAGAAAAATGTGCGTATTATGCTGTCCACAGAGTATAATCCACCAAAATATATAATTAAAAATGTCAGTAACGGATTTCTACTACAAGAAAGTAATACAAACCAATTATCAGAGAAAGACTTAATACAAGTTACAAATTTCCCAGTATCAGATGATACTATTTCTAATCTATTATTTGCTTGGAAAATATGTAAACATGTAAAATCCAATGCAATTGTTATTGCAAAAGATCACCGTGCAATTGGAGTTGGGGCTGGTCAAATGAGCCGTGTTGATAGTCTTGAAATTGCAATAAAAAAAGCCCAAGATTGCGCAGGAGCAGTTTTAGCGTCCGACGCATTTTTTCCCTTTACAGACAGTATATTACTAAGTGCATCTGTAAATATAAGTGCAATAATTCAACCTGGAGGATCACTAAGAGATCAAGAAGTCATAGAAGAAGCAAACAATAAAAAGATTGCTATGTTTTTCACCAACATTAGAAACTTTTATCACTAACAGATAACTTATTACTACTCAACATCAATATAACAACCTAAAATAAGCACAATGACTATAGGTGACAATCAAGTAAACAAACAAAATGCTATACTTAACATTAGAATTGTCACATCAACTAATAATAGCTTTTATATTGATTCTTAGGCTAACATAACTATATAAACAATATACAGTTATAGCATTACAAATTTATGATAGGTAATAATTAATTTGCAAGTAACATTAATGTAAAACTGCTATTCCATTAATATTAGATATCCAAACATTTAATAACTTTTGAATTAATATCAATGCAATAACTGTATAAACAGCATACCAGCTATCATGTCATAAATTTGCAGTAGACGATATATAACTATTCCCACTAGTAGCATTAACATTTTTATCCTATATTAGATAGATAGTAATGATAAAGCAAGAATTCCAGTTATTAGATGACCAATAACGCTTTCCTTTCTCAAAAATACTCTAATCAAATGTACTATTAAAAGCACCAATAACATAAAAAACGCAATACAAGCAACTATTGAATAATATTTAATATTGCATATCACAAAGTATCTGCCACTTCGATAGAGCTGAACAGAAAAAACAAACAACTCTCTTTACGGATATATATACTTGAGAGCAATACAAATATAAACGTATGCAGAATACATAGTCAAGACAGCTGCTAAATATAGTATCGTTTCACCAATGTACAATATCACACTATCATTTAACATTAACATAGCAATAGCAGCCATTTGTATAAATGTTTTTACCTTTCCCAACTTAATTACAGGAAGTTCAACGCTTATAGAAATCAAAAATTCTCTCAAACCAGAAATTAAAATTTCTCTACAGATTATTACAACTACAGGGATAATAGTTAATCCCGTAATTTTACGTATATAAACTAACATAATAACGGTTGCAACTACAATAAGTTTATCAGCAATCGGATCAAACAATTTACCAAATTTAGACTGTGCTTGCCATATACGCGCTAAATAACCATCAAAAAAATCTGTAATACATGCAAAAATAAAAATAACAAACGCAATATAATTCGAGTTACTATCCCCAATATAAAAGCTACATACAATAGCAGGAATTGCAAATACTCTAAATATAGTTAACAAATTAGGCAAAGTTCTTCTAAAATAATCAACCATAATGCATAATATCTTATATTCCACCCTATAATAATGATAATCTCAATAACTTCAATATTTATATTAAAGTTATGTGTTATTCAAATTATGTATATGGAAACAACTCTAACAAACATCACTTCTACCTTTAAAATATTAATTGCATATATACAATTTATATAAAGCACCAATTATGAAAACTATCTACTAATTTTTAATATTACATCCTTAGTAAAGCTATGAAAAGATTAATTAAATGCTCTTGTGTATTTTAACAGTAGATTTATAATTTAGCTTTTAAAAAGACCATGCATAATTATGTCTTATATAAATAACTATAACATACAACTATGTCGTAAGTGGTTATTATTAGCTGTATCTGCTTTAGCAATATCTGGACTTTTATCCATATTTGTAATTTTGCTCAGATTGCCTATATCAAAATCTTTTATCACAGATGTAGATAAAGTGTTTGATATATCGCTAGTAATACATGTTAACTTATCAGTACTAGTATGGGCATCCTCAATCATTTCTATAATATCAAGCTTAATAATTTCCACTAACAAGTATTCAAAATGTTTCAAATATCTATGCTACTCCGCATTTATTGGTACATTTTTAATGGTGCTATCTATTTTTTTTCCTAATGCAGAACCAATAAAAAATAATTACGTTCCTGTAATAAATAACTTATGTTTTTTACTAGGACTATTTATATTTACTGCAAGCATACTTTTTTACTCAATATTATCAACTAAATGTCATCACCTAAATATTCTTCAAGGCATTTCATTGGGAATACACGGCATTCCAATAATACTCATATGCGCTGTTCTATGTTTCACTATGGCTTATTACACAATACACACAAACAACTATTTCCACATAACATCTTTTTATGAAAATATATTTTGGGGAGGAGGACATATACTGCAACTAGCTTTTTGTCAGGCATTACTAATAGTATACTTAATTATATTAGGAAAAAACACTAAACTACTTAATAAAAACGTAATCCACGTCATATTTATAATAAACACATTATCAGTTATCGTAGCACCTATCATATACATATATCATCCAGCCGATTCTCAATTTACCATAGATTTCTTCACATGGCATATGCGTATTCTTGGAGGAGTAATACCCGTATTCTTATTCATACTTACACTATTCAATCTCAAAATATTGCTAAAACATAGCTATCATAGTCTATTATGTACAACTTTACTATTTAGCTATGGTGGTATACTAGGAATATTAAGTATTCATGGTAATGTAACAATACCTGCACATTATCATGGATCTATTGTTGGAATGACTATCGCATTCATGGGATTCATTTACTGGCTCCTACCAAAATTAAACCTTGGCAATACAAATAGCTTTTATACTAATCTTCAAATTTACATATACAGTTTAGGACAATTTCTACATATAACCGGAT contains these protein-coding regions:
- a CDS encoding protein-disulfide reductase DsbD family protein, whose product is MFFNVNSIYILICALLGGIILNCMPCVFPILSLKIMSMVKNAQKSKILIRADGVLYTLGVMVSMFLLSSILLILRHFGYLVSWGYQMQFPILIALLMYIMFLMGLSFSGFYDLPFIVPNFNNVNSKREGLIGSFIVGMLSTFVATPCTAPFMVSAVTVALNQSNLYSVLIFQVLGFGIALPYLLLSFFPGLLKIIPKPGRWMEVLQRFLAFPLYFSSAWLLCILIKQKGPEILFAVLSCAILFVMGIWIMKFIKSWEPISKFVICLCLLFIAISPLCFEPIKEFLMKHKEAKHVVVMEFSQKKLEQLLEAKETVLLSVSADWCLTCKVNEKILQLDTVQALLMKKKIYYMRGDLTSKNYELTEYINQLDKNSVPLYVLYVDGVKIKVLPQVLSEKIVIDIINKYVK
- a CDS encoding succinate dehydrogenase assembly factor 2, with the protein product MDIILGNFALHCIHLLSSKDVDEYEKIVNTSDYQLYKYITGEELIPQYLDNNIMKDIIRINESLIKSKFAD
- the rseP gene encoding RIP metalloprotease RseP yields the protein MTSSVLLMASIIDNLYHVLNNGSFYLLSFLIIMSIIVFVHEYGHYIVAKLCNVKVEVFSIGFGPELFGINDKSGTRWKFSVIPIGGYVKMLGDEDPASVEANPNRLSEEDKLLAFCEKPLYQKFLIVFAGPFANLVFAIVVLMMFFTTKGMMKHNSVIGGVVQDSAAQHAGLASGDTILKINDYQVKWFEEIKQYIEKYAKDNQELTIEYARDGHIHVVKVKPSIKEEKGLFGSIKKSPFLGVTMSNVLSNYEFQRLSITSAFVQSINYTYLLSKSIFQVLGQMLVGKRSISELGGPIRIAQYSGESVKHNEVLLCMAMISINLGVMNLLPIPMLDGGHIFQYFVQAILRRKQLNPKYQRYISTIGLMLLLSLMIFVTFNDIKSMFK
- the bamA gene encoding outer membrane protein assembly factor BamA, with amino-acid sequence MRYIIIILILFTSSLAHAEALNTKIKQVQINGNHRLDYKTIYFYSKINLQDNVTQETIDQIIKNLHSTQLFSHIEVYVNQDNYLVINVTENPVINNIVFYGNKEFSKKDLVNDILKLKKLAVFTKSKLQQDISNLLSLYQSKGKLSAKVTYEVKELENNKIDIIIKINEGPTSRIKIIKFTGNQFFSDAMLKKAIQSSEYYPYKIFSSNTKFASERLMLDQAGLYNFYTSKGFIDFKIKSVVPEIREDHNINLIFAVEEGIRYKFGNSNIIIDKQVSNHQQLKEEIQNLILSKSGDTFNRESINNSIEKITQYLSNNGNFFSDIKHEYRVKDDVVDIDYIIYTGNKVYINNISITNNKTTLDQVIRRKLTISEGDIYNASVINRSYKNILGLGFFESVNVENHKINDSLVDLNFQVKERGTGTFSVSAGFSSVTGLVGKINIQERNLFGTGKILSLQAEKSTSSLSSSIDFVVPNFSETDSAVGFGLFYSHQNKPKGKDFPNLINPAAITGNTDAAFSSSNAGFMLHTSHDITDDLNLALHYAYKHVNIFNVKDTASELIKEQAGKNIDSSVGYSLQFRKFDNLSKIKDGYLVKLHQSFSGLGGTLHYIKTEGSVNYSREILPKVSSDILLNIKTSMGYVFSYKSDEQVKINQRFIIGSNEIRGFHVSGIGPRDKKTLDALGGKFYFNMINQVDFPIGLPDDLGIKGSLFVDAATLFGLDYINKEYYEDKSLRVSVGFGISWRSPFGPMRLDFGFPILKKDYDVTDMIRFSMQ
- a CDS encoding OmpH family outer membrane protein — encoded protein: MQLRLFLAIFILLFGLSCQASAKNDQNIPVAFIDRDLIISEALAVKSIRTQLDNKREELQKDFSAREEELHKIEEDLSKQKAILSSEAFEKKVADFKIKVSNLQQDISVKGSELENMYMNAMEMVYNKIKNISAKIAKERSISLVLFLMKKNQVFYAADNIDFSNEVLEMLNKELPNIEIKK
- the fabZ gene encoding 3-hydroxyacyl-ACP dehydratase FabZ — its product is MQFNIQEIIKMIPHSYPFLLIDRVTACTPNESVTAIKNVTFNEPFFIGHFPGNPIMPGVLIVEAMAQACIICTMSSMQNYSVYLMSIELAKFRKPVIPGDTLILTVNVVHKRKNTCKFECHAHVEGTLVAEAQILAMTKQNEA
- the purH gene encoding bifunctional phosphoribosylaminoimidazolecarboxamide formyltransferase/IMP cyclohydrolase, which produces MKIKRAIISVYNKTNIIELAKFLIEQKVEIIATSSTYKALLDAGLQVTEVSSYTKFPEIMDGRVKTLHPKIHGGILSNRNTHAAECLKLDIHDIDLVIVNLYPFSQVANNKTSTENEIIEQIDIGGVTLLRAGAKNFHNVTVISDINDYDTLKAEMINNQNSTNLTYRKQLAKKAFAITSSYDSSIYNWLNKDSKDILPETLVIHGNKVQDLRCGENPHQKGAFYSTLGDKYPLKQLHGKELSYNNIVDIESAINIVTEFTQPAAVIIKHSNPCGAATADDITTAYNKAFACDPKSSFGGIVALNREINEDIAEEINKIFIEVIVGPSITDKAMEIIQKKKNVRIMLSTEYNPPKYIIKNVSNGFLLQESNTNQLSEKDLIQVTNFPVSDDTISNLLFAWKICKHVKSNAIVIAKDHRAIGVGAGQMSRVDSLEIAIKKAQDCAGAVLASDAFFPFTDSILLSASVNISAIIQPGGSLRDQEVIEEANNKKIAMFFTNIRNFYH
- the pgsA gene encoding CDP-diacylglycerol--glycerol-3-phosphate 3-phosphatidyltransferase; the encoded protein is MVDYFRRTLPNLLTIFRVFAIPAIVCSFYIGDSNSNYIAFVIFIFACITDFFDGYLARIWQAQSKFGKLFDPIADKLIVVATVIMLVYIRKITGLTIIPVVVIICREILISGLREFLISISVELPVIKLGKVKTFIQMAAIAMLMLNDSVILYIGETILYLAAVLTMYSAYVYICIALKYIYP
- a CDS encoding cbb3-type cytochrome c oxidase subunit I — its product is MSYINNYNIQLCRKWLLLAVSALAISGLLSIFVILLRLPISKSFITDVDKVFDISLVIHVNLSVLVWASSIISIISSLIISTNKYSKCFKYLCYSAFIGTFLMVLSIFFPNAEPIKNNYVPVINNLCFLLGLFIFTASILFYSILSTKCHHLNILQGISLGIHGIPIILICAVLCFTMAYYTIHTNNYFHITSFYENIFWGGGHILQLAFCQALLIVYLIILGKNTKLLNKNVIHVIFIINTLSVIVAPIIYIYHPADSQFTIDFFTWHMRILGGVIPVFLFILTLFNLKILLKHSYHSLLCTTLLFSYGGILGILSIHGNVTIPAHYHGSIVGMTIAFMGFIYWLLPKLNLGNTNSFYTNLQIYIYSLGQFLHITGLEWLGGYGALRKVTYLPDTASKIAKHCFTIGGLMAIIGGCLFVIIVLLQIRKKEA